The sequence TATAGGTAAGCCCCTTTTTGTTCATCACGGTTTCGTAACCAGCTTTCGTATCCCATTCGGCCAGTTTTTCGGGCGTTACGCCCAGCTTTTTAAAGTCGTGAAACTCGTAGGGTACATTGTTGGCCTTTAGCCATACCAGCGCCTTTTTTACTGTATCGCAATTGGTAATTCCGTAAACTTTCATGCGGC comes from Mucilaginibacter mali and encodes:
- a CDS encoding Spx/MgsR family RNA polymerase-binding regulatory protein, whose product is MKVYGITNCDTVKKALVWLKANNVPYEFHDFKKLGVTPEKLAEWDTKAGYETVMNKKGLTYKNLSPEEKAGITDSASALKVLQEKTSMIKRPVIEDKGFLFFGFDGEVYKKHFL